The DNA sequence GATTATGTTGAGCTTCTTATAATGAAAGCCCTCCATTGTGTTAACCTAGATTTTAAAATAAACACAAAGGGAGATTTTGGGCTAAATTTAAATTTAAAATGAAAGCAATAGGCTATTTAGAAAAGGCAATAAAGATTACCATTGCAAGCTCTTTGGTGGTTGTCTCTCTATATTTTGACAAAAACATTGTTGGGATATATGATATAAGCAAGGCATCAGGGCTTTGGATTTTTGCCTTTATCATCCTTGGGTTATGGTTCTCTCTTATTGTTTTAAAAGGAAAATGTGAATTTTTCAAAAATCCCCTTAATTTTCCAATTGTTCTTTGGCTCCTGGTTAATATCACCTCAACCATCACATCAGATGCTCCAATAATTAGCCTATTTGGCTTCTACAAAAGCTATGAAGGGCTTCTTACCCAGATAAGCTACATTGTCATTGCTTTGGCCGTTATCCATCTTTGCAATATTTCCTATTTAAAGAAAATTATCAAAATAATTGCTATTATTGGGGTAATTTCGGGAATATATGCAATTTTTCAATATCAAGGGATGGATTTTTTCTTTCCCGAGAGGGAGGGAGGTGGAAGGGTTATATCCTTTATGGGAAACCCTATCTTTGCTGCTACCTATCTGGTTATGTCATTCTTTATCACCCTGTGTCTTTATTTTCATTATCAGGGTATTGCAGGTTGGTTTTTCCTTATCGCCTCATCCATAATTTACCTCGCATCATTTATGATGCAAAGCAGGGGTCCATTCTTAGGCTTTATTTTTTCATACCTTGTCTTTATTGTTGCCTTTCTATTTTTAAGAAAAAATAATAAAAAATTTTGGATAAGCCTCATAATTGTTGCAATAATAACCATTATTTCAAATTTTTCTTCTAATTCAATCATGGGAAGGTTCTTTGGAGAGGTTTCTAAGGCAGCTAATGCTCAAATTGAAATAAAGGGCTCTGCGGGAGTAAGGCTTGCTATATGGAGGGATGTTTTAAGGAATGTTTTAAAAAAGCCATTATTTGGAACAGGTCCAGATACAATGCCAATTTCATATCCAAAGTATAGAACACTTGATACGGTAAGAAAAGTAGGGGTATATGCTACAGCGGAAAGCACACACAATGAATTTTTGGATATTTTAGCAACAAGGGGTATATTGGGGTTATTGGCATATCTTTGGATTATTTTTGTCTTTGTTTTTCTTTCTATCAAGGCCCTGATTACATTTCAAGATAAATGGCT is a window from the bacterium genome containing:
- a CDS encoding O-antigen ligase family protein — protein: MKAIGYLEKAIKITIASSLVVVSLYFDKNIVGIYDISKASGLWIFAFIILGLWFSLIVLKGKCEFFKNPLNFPIVLWLLVNITSTITSDAPIISLFGFYKSYEGLLTQISYIVIALAVIHLCNISYLKKIIKIIAIIGVISGIYAIFQYQGMDFFFPEREGGGRVISFMGNPIFAATYLVMSFFITLCLYFHYQGIAGWFFLIASSIIYLASFMMQSRGPFLGFIFSYLVFIVAFLFLRKNNKKFWISLIIVAIITIISNFSSNSIMGRFFGEVSKAANAQIEIKGSAGVRLAIWRDVLRNVLKKPLFGTGPDTMPISYPKYRTLDTVRKVGVYATAESTHNEFLDILATRGILGLLAYLWIIFVFVFLSIKALITFQDKWLIAGISLSWLSYIASNQFAFGVHSTSLLFWVLTGSVAIFYKPKQQKKPFLKRIPQSKIFFVFLISIITMILLFFLSKPYRADRLYRVVYDIRDKKPLEDVIKACEDVLRVYPYDVQYLQELNSLYLSAAQQEKDTKIWISKTRDIAKRLIFVNPNSDIGYTVLAISYYLEGGSMDKVIENYKKAIELNPYSVDSHCNLAQTYQREGMFKEAKEEYKKALEADPECERAISGLKILEAKNL